Proteins co-encoded in one Lynx canadensis isolate LIC74 chromosome C1, mLynCan4.pri.v2, whole genome shotgun sequence genomic window:
- the ACAP3 gene encoding arf-GAP with coiled-coil, ANK repeat and PH domain-containing protein 3 isoform X4 has translation MTVEFEECIKDSPRFRATIDEVETDVVEIEAKLDKLVKLCSGMIEAGKAYVTTNRLFVSGVRDLSQQCQGDTVISECLQRFGDSLQEMVNYHMILFDQAQRSVRQQLHNFVKEDVRKFKETKKQFDKVREDMELSLVRNAQAPRHRPHEVEEATGALTLTRKCFRHLALDYVLQINVLQAKKKFEILDSMLSFMHAQHSFFQQGYSLLHQLDPYMKKLAAELDQLVIDSAVEKREMERKHAAIQQRTLLQDFSYDEPKVEFDVDAPSGVVMEGYLFKRASNAFKTWNRRWFSIQNSQLVYQKKLKDVLTVVVDDLRLCSVKPCEDIERRFCFEVVSPTKSCMLQADSEKLRQAWVQAVQASIASAYRESPDSCYSERLDRTASPSTSSIDSATDSRERSVKGESVLQRVQNVAGNSQCGDCGQPDPRWASINLGVLLCIECSGIHRSLGVHCSKVRSLTLDSWEPELLKLMCELGNSTVNQIYEAQCEGPGGRKPTASSPRQDKEAWIKDKYVEKKFLRKPPSAPARDVPRPWRAQKCQRHHSSPRVPTARRKVRLEPILPSVAALSSGAVERKFRRDSLFCPDELDSLFSYFDAGAAAAGPRSLSSDSGLGGSSDGSSDVLAFGGGSVVDSVTEEEGAESEESSGEADGEAEAWGLADVRELHPGLLAHRAARTRDLRALAMALAHGAEVNWADAEDEGKTPLVQAVLGGSLIVCEFLLQNGADVNQRDSRGRAPLHHATLLGRTGQVCLFLKRGADQHALDHKQQDPLSIAIQEANADIVTLLRLARMAEEMREAEAPPGQPGPLAGSSPTELQYRRCIQEFISLHLEES, from the exons GGCTACTATTGACGAGGTGGAAACAGACGTGGTGGAGATCGAGGCAAAACTAGACAAG CTGGTCAAGCTGTGCAGTGGCATGATCGAGGCTGGCAAGGCCTATGTCACGACCAACAGGCTCTTCGTGAGTGGTGTTCGAGACCTGTCCCAGCAGTGCCAGGGCGACACCGTCATCTCG GAATGTCTGCAGAGGTTTGGAGACAGCCTGCAGGAGATGGTCAACTACCACATG ATCCTGTTTGACCAGGCCCAGAGGTCTGTGCGGCAGCAACTGCACAACTTCGTCAAAGA GGACGTGCGGAAATTCAAGGAGACCAAGAAACAATTTGACAAAGTTCGGGAGGACATGGAGCTGTCCCTCGTGAGGAATGCCCAGGCCCCACGGCACCGGCCCCACGAGGTGGAGGAGGCCACAGGTGCCTTGACCCTCACCCGGAAGTGTTTCCGTCACCTGGCACTAGACTATGTGCTCCAG ATCAATGTACTCCAGGCCAAGAAGAAGTTTGAGATCTTGGATTCT ATGCTGTCCTTCATGCACGCCCAGCACAGCTTCTTCCAGCAGGGCTATAGCCTGCTGCACCAGCTGGACCCCTACATGAAGAAACTGGCAGCCGAG ctaGACCAGCTGGTGATCGACTCGGCAGTGGAAAAGCGTGAGATGGAGCGAAAGCATGCTGCCATCCAGCAGCGG ACGCTGCTGCAG GACTTCTCCTACGATGAGCCCAAAGTGGAGTTTGATGTGGACGCGCCCAGCGGTGTGGTGATGGAGGGCTACCTCTTCAAGAGGGCCAGTAATGCCTTCAAGACGTGGAACCG GCGCTGGTTCTCCATCCAGAACAGCCAGCTGGTCTACCAGAAGAAACTCAAG GACGTGCTCACCGTGGTGGTGGATGACCTCCGTCTGTGCTCCGTGAAGCCATGTGAGGACATCGAACGGAGGTTCTGTTTTGAGGTCGTGTCACCCACCAA GAGCTGCATGCTACAGGCCGACTCAGAGAAGCTGCGGCAGGCCTGGGTTCAAGCTGTGCAGGCCAGCATCGCCTCTGCCTACCGGGAGAGCCCGGACAGCTGCTACAGTGAG AGGCTGGACCGCACGGCGTCTCCGTCCACGAGCAGCATCGACTCTGCTACGGACTCGCGGGAGCGCAGCGTCAAGGGCGAGAGCGTGCTGCAGCGTGTGCAGAACGTGGCTGGCAATAGCCAGTGTGGGGACTGTGGCCAGCCGGATCCCCGCTGGGCCAGCATCAACCTGGGGGTGCTGCTCTGCATCGAGTGCTCCGGCATCCACAG GAGCCTGGGTGTCCACTGCTCCAAGGTGCGGTCCCTGACCCTGGACTCATGGGAGCCAGAGCTGCTGAAG CTGATGTGTGAGCTTGGAAACAGCACCGTGAACCAGATCTACGAGGCTCAGTGTGAGGGGCCAGGTGGCAGGAAGCCCACAGCCAGCAGCCCTAg GCAGGACAAGGAGGCCTGGATCAAGGACAAGTATGTGGAAAAGAAGTTCCTGCGGAAGCCACCGTCGGCACCAGCCCGGGACGTCCCCCGGCCCTGGAGGGCGCAAAAGTGCCAGCGCCACCACAGCTCCCCCCGGGTCCCCACTGCCCGCCGCAAGGTCCGGCTGGAGCCCATCCTGCCCTCTGTGGCTGCTCTGTCCTCAG GTGCTGTGGAGCGCAAGTTCCGGAGGGACTCTCTCTTCTGCCCGGATGAGCTGGACTCCCTCTTCTCCTACTTCGATGCTGGGGCTGCTGCAGCCGGTCCACGGA GTCTGAGCAGCGACAGTGGCTTAGGAGGCAGCTCTGATGGCAGCTCTGACGTTCTAGCCTTTGGCGGAGGCTCTGTTGTGGACAGTGTCACTGAGGAGG AGGGTGCAGAGTCGGAGGAGTCCAGCGGGGAGGCGGATGGAGAAGCAGAGGCCTGGGGCCTGGCGGACGTGCGCGAGCTGCACCCTGGTCTACTGGCGCACCGAGCGGCGCGAACCCGAGACCTCCGAGCGCTGGCCATGGCGCTGGCGCATGGGGCAGAGGTCAACTGGGCCGACGCGGAGGACGAGGGCAAGACGCCTTTGGTGCAGGCTGTGCTGGGG GGCTCCTTGATTGTCTGTGAATTCCTTCTGCAAAACGGAGCAGACGTGAACCAAAGAGACAGCCGGGGCAGGGCACCGCTGCACCACGCCACACTCCTGGGACGCACGGG TCAGGTCTGCCTGTTCTTGAAGCGGGGGGCCGACCAGCACGCCTTGGACCACAAGCAGCAGGACCCACTGAGCATCGCGATCCAGGAGGCAAACGCGGACATCGTCACTTT GCTCCGGCTGGCCCGCATGGCTGAGGAGATGCGAGAGGCGGAGGCGCCCCCCGGCCAGCCGGGCCCCCTGGCGGGCAGCAGCCCCACGGAGCTCCAGTACCGCAGGTGCATCCAGGAGTTCATCAGCCTCCACCTGGAGGAGAGCTAG
- the ACAP3 gene encoding arf-GAP with coiled-coil, ANK repeat and PH domain-containing protein 3 isoform X3 has protein sequence MPTWALGSPVWASLSCSSLLLWRQDPPATLLPSRLQLVKLCSGMIEAGKAYVTTNRLFVSGVRDLSQQCQGDTVISECLQRFGDSLQEMVNYHMILFDQAQRSVRQQLHNFVKEDVRKFKETKKQFDKVREDMELSLVRNAQAPRHRPHEVEEATGALTLTRKCFRHLALDYVLQINVLQAKKKFEILDSMLSFMHAQHSFFQQGYSLLHQLDPYMKKLAAELDQLVIDSAVEKREMERKHAAIQQRTLLQDFSYDEPKVEFDVDAPSGVVMEGYLFKRASNAFKTWNRRWFSIQNSQLVYQKKLKDVLTVVVDDLRLCSVKPCEDIERRFCFEVVSPTKSCMLQADSEKLRQAWVQAVQASIASAYRESPDSCYSERLDRTASPSTSSIDSATDSRERSVKGESVLQRVQNVAGNSQCGDCGQPDPRWASINLGVLLCIECSGIHRSLGVHCSKVRSLTLDSWEPELLKLMCELGNSTVNQIYEAQCEGPGGRKPTASSPRQDKEAWIKDKYVEKKFLRKPPSAPARDVPRPWRAQKCQRHHSSPRVPTARRKVRLEPILPSVAALSSGAVERKFRRDSLFCPDELDSLFSYFDAGAAAAGPRSLSSDSGLGGSSDGSSDVLAFGGGSVVDSVTEEEGAESEESSGEADGEAEAWGLADVRELHPGLLAHRAARTRDLRALAMALAHGAEVNWADAEDEGKTPLVQAVLGGSLIVCEFLLQNGADVNQRDSRGRAPLHHATLLGRTGQVCLFLKRGADQHALDHKQQDPLSIAIQEANADIVTLLRLARMAEEMREAEAPPGQPGPLAGSSPTELQYRRCIQEFISLHLEES, from the exons ATGCCCACCTGGGCCCTGGGTTCCCCAGTCTGGGCTTCGCTGTCCTGCTCCAGCCTTCTGCTCTGGAGGCAAGACCCACCCGCCACCTTGCTGCCCTCCCGGCTCCAG CTGGTCAAGCTGTGCAGTGGCATGATCGAGGCTGGCAAGGCCTATGTCACGACCAACAGGCTCTTCGTGAGTGGTGTTCGAGACCTGTCCCAGCAGTGCCAGGGCGACACCGTCATCTCG GAATGTCTGCAGAGGTTTGGAGACAGCCTGCAGGAGATGGTCAACTACCACATG ATCCTGTTTGACCAGGCCCAGAGGTCTGTGCGGCAGCAACTGCACAACTTCGTCAAAGA GGACGTGCGGAAATTCAAGGAGACCAAGAAACAATTTGACAAAGTTCGGGAGGACATGGAGCTGTCCCTCGTGAGGAATGCCCAGGCCCCACGGCACCGGCCCCACGAGGTGGAGGAGGCCACAGGTGCCTTGACCCTCACCCGGAAGTGTTTCCGTCACCTGGCACTAGACTATGTGCTCCAG ATCAATGTACTCCAGGCCAAGAAGAAGTTTGAGATCTTGGATTCT ATGCTGTCCTTCATGCACGCCCAGCACAGCTTCTTCCAGCAGGGCTATAGCCTGCTGCACCAGCTGGACCCCTACATGAAGAAACTGGCAGCCGAG ctaGACCAGCTGGTGATCGACTCGGCAGTGGAAAAGCGTGAGATGGAGCGAAAGCATGCTGCCATCCAGCAGCGG ACGCTGCTGCAG GACTTCTCCTACGATGAGCCCAAAGTGGAGTTTGATGTGGACGCGCCCAGCGGTGTGGTGATGGAGGGCTACCTCTTCAAGAGGGCCAGTAATGCCTTCAAGACGTGGAACCG GCGCTGGTTCTCCATCCAGAACAGCCAGCTGGTCTACCAGAAGAAACTCAAG GACGTGCTCACCGTGGTGGTGGATGACCTCCGTCTGTGCTCCGTGAAGCCATGTGAGGACATCGAACGGAGGTTCTGTTTTGAGGTCGTGTCACCCACCAA GAGCTGCATGCTACAGGCCGACTCAGAGAAGCTGCGGCAGGCCTGGGTTCAAGCTGTGCAGGCCAGCATCGCCTCTGCCTACCGGGAGAGCCCGGACAGCTGCTACAGTGAG AGGCTGGACCGCACGGCGTCTCCGTCCACGAGCAGCATCGACTCTGCTACGGACTCGCGGGAGCGCAGCGTCAAGGGCGAGAGCGTGCTGCAGCGTGTGCAGAACGTGGCTGGCAATAGCCAGTGTGGGGACTGTGGCCAGCCGGATCCCCGCTGGGCCAGCATCAACCTGGGGGTGCTGCTCTGCATCGAGTGCTCCGGCATCCACAG GAGCCTGGGTGTCCACTGCTCCAAGGTGCGGTCCCTGACCCTGGACTCATGGGAGCCAGAGCTGCTGAAG CTGATGTGTGAGCTTGGAAACAGCACCGTGAACCAGATCTACGAGGCTCAGTGTGAGGGGCCAGGTGGCAGGAAGCCCACAGCCAGCAGCCCTAg GCAGGACAAGGAGGCCTGGATCAAGGACAAGTATGTGGAAAAGAAGTTCCTGCGGAAGCCACCGTCGGCACCAGCCCGGGACGTCCCCCGGCCCTGGAGGGCGCAAAAGTGCCAGCGCCACCACAGCTCCCCCCGGGTCCCCACTGCCCGCCGCAAGGTCCGGCTGGAGCCCATCCTGCCCTCTGTGGCTGCTCTGTCCTCAG GTGCTGTGGAGCGCAAGTTCCGGAGGGACTCTCTCTTCTGCCCGGATGAGCTGGACTCCCTCTTCTCCTACTTCGATGCTGGGGCTGCTGCAGCCGGTCCACGGA GTCTGAGCAGCGACAGTGGCTTAGGAGGCAGCTCTGATGGCAGCTCTGACGTTCTAGCCTTTGGCGGAGGCTCTGTTGTGGACAGTGTCACTGAGGAGG AGGGTGCAGAGTCGGAGGAGTCCAGCGGGGAGGCGGATGGAGAAGCAGAGGCCTGGGGCCTGGCGGACGTGCGCGAGCTGCACCCTGGTCTACTGGCGCACCGAGCGGCGCGAACCCGAGACCTCCGAGCGCTGGCCATGGCGCTGGCGCATGGGGCAGAGGTCAACTGGGCCGACGCGGAGGACGAGGGCAAGACGCCTTTGGTGCAGGCTGTGCTGGGG GGCTCCTTGATTGTCTGTGAATTCCTTCTGCAAAACGGAGCAGACGTGAACCAAAGAGACAGCCGGGGCAGGGCACCGCTGCACCACGCCACACTCCTGGGACGCACGGG TCAGGTCTGCCTGTTCTTGAAGCGGGGGGCCGACCAGCACGCCTTGGACCACAAGCAGCAGGACCCACTGAGCATCGCGATCCAGGAGGCAAACGCGGACATCGTCACTTT GCTCCGGCTGGCCCGCATGGCTGAGGAGATGCGAGAGGCGGAGGCGCCCCCCGGCCAGCCGGGCCCCCTGGCGGGCAGCAGCCCCACGGAGCTCCAGTACCGCAGGTGCATCCAGGAGTTCATCAGCCTCCACCTGGAGGAGAGCTAG
- the ACAP3 gene encoding arf-GAP with coiled-coil, ANK repeat and PH domain-containing protein 3 isoform X1, translating to MPTWALGSPVWASLSCSSLLLWRQDPPATLLPSRLQLVKLCSGMIEAGKAYVTTNRLFVSGVRDLSQQCQGDTVISECLQRFGDSLQEMVNYHMILFDQAQRSVRQQLHNFVKEDVRKFKETKKQFDKVREDMELSLVRNAQAPRHRPHEVEEATGALTLTRKCFRHLALDYVLQINVLQAKKKFEILDSMLSFMHAQHSFFQQGYSLLHQLDPYMKKLAAELDQLVIDSAVEKREMERKHAAIQQRTLLQDFSYDEPKVEFDVDAPSGVVMEGYLFKRASNAFKTWNRRWFSIQNSQLVYQKKLKDVLTVVVDDLRLCSVKPCEDIERRFCFEVVSPTKSCMLQADSEKLRQAWVQAVQASIASAYRESPDSCYSERLDRTASPSTSSIDSATDSRERSVKGESVLQRVQNVAGNSQCGDCGQPDPRWASINLGVLLCIECSGIHRSLGVHCSKVRSLTLDSWEPELLKLMCELGNSTVNQIYEAQCEGPGGRKPTASSPRQDKEAWIKDKYVEKKFLRKPPSAPARDVPRPWRAQKCQRHHSSPRVPTARRKVRLEPILPSVAALSSAGAVERKFRRDSLFCPDELDSLFSYFDAGAAAAGPRSLSSDSGLGGSSDGSSDVLAFGGGSVVDSVTEEEGAESEESSGEADGEAEAWGLADVRELHPGLLAHRAARTRDLRALAMALAHGAEVNWADAEDEGKTPLVQAVLGGSLIVCEFLLQNGADVNQRDSRGRAPLHHATLLGRTGQVCLFLKRGADQHALDHKQQDPLSIAIQEANADIVTLLRLARMAEEMREAEAPPGQPGPLAGSSPTELQYRRCIQEFISLHLEES from the exons ATGCCCACCTGGGCCCTGGGTTCCCCAGTCTGGGCTTCGCTGTCCTGCTCCAGCCTTCTGCTCTGGAGGCAAGACCCACCCGCCACCTTGCTGCCCTCCCGGCTCCAG CTGGTCAAGCTGTGCAGTGGCATGATCGAGGCTGGCAAGGCCTATGTCACGACCAACAGGCTCTTCGTGAGTGGTGTTCGAGACCTGTCCCAGCAGTGCCAGGGCGACACCGTCATCTCG GAATGTCTGCAGAGGTTTGGAGACAGCCTGCAGGAGATGGTCAACTACCACATG ATCCTGTTTGACCAGGCCCAGAGGTCTGTGCGGCAGCAACTGCACAACTTCGTCAAAGA GGACGTGCGGAAATTCAAGGAGACCAAGAAACAATTTGACAAAGTTCGGGAGGACATGGAGCTGTCCCTCGTGAGGAATGCCCAGGCCCCACGGCACCGGCCCCACGAGGTGGAGGAGGCCACAGGTGCCTTGACCCTCACCCGGAAGTGTTTCCGTCACCTGGCACTAGACTATGTGCTCCAG ATCAATGTACTCCAGGCCAAGAAGAAGTTTGAGATCTTGGATTCT ATGCTGTCCTTCATGCACGCCCAGCACAGCTTCTTCCAGCAGGGCTATAGCCTGCTGCACCAGCTGGACCCCTACATGAAGAAACTGGCAGCCGAG ctaGACCAGCTGGTGATCGACTCGGCAGTGGAAAAGCGTGAGATGGAGCGAAAGCATGCTGCCATCCAGCAGCGG ACGCTGCTGCAG GACTTCTCCTACGATGAGCCCAAAGTGGAGTTTGATGTGGACGCGCCCAGCGGTGTGGTGATGGAGGGCTACCTCTTCAAGAGGGCCAGTAATGCCTTCAAGACGTGGAACCG GCGCTGGTTCTCCATCCAGAACAGCCAGCTGGTCTACCAGAAGAAACTCAAG GACGTGCTCACCGTGGTGGTGGATGACCTCCGTCTGTGCTCCGTGAAGCCATGTGAGGACATCGAACGGAGGTTCTGTTTTGAGGTCGTGTCACCCACCAA GAGCTGCATGCTACAGGCCGACTCAGAGAAGCTGCGGCAGGCCTGGGTTCAAGCTGTGCAGGCCAGCATCGCCTCTGCCTACCGGGAGAGCCCGGACAGCTGCTACAGTGAG AGGCTGGACCGCACGGCGTCTCCGTCCACGAGCAGCATCGACTCTGCTACGGACTCGCGGGAGCGCAGCGTCAAGGGCGAGAGCGTGCTGCAGCGTGTGCAGAACGTGGCTGGCAATAGCCAGTGTGGGGACTGTGGCCAGCCGGATCCCCGCTGGGCCAGCATCAACCTGGGGGTGCTGCTCTGCATCGAGTGCTCCGGCATCCACAG GAGCCTGGGTGTCCACTGCTCCAAGGTGCGGTCCCTGACCCTGGACTCATGGGAGCCAGAGCTGCTGAAG CTGATGTGTGAGCTTGGAAACAGCACCGTGAACCAGATCTACGAGGCTCAGTGTGAGGGGCCAGGTGGCAGGAAGCCCACAGCCAGCAGCCCTAg GCAGGACAAGGAGGCCTGGATCAAGGACAAGTATGTGGAAAAGAAGTTCCTGCGGAAGCCACCGTCGGCACCAGCCCGGGACGTCCCCCGGCCCTGGAGGGCGCAAAAGTGCCAGCGCCACCACAGCTCCCCCCGGGTCCCCACTGCCCGCCGCAAGGTCCGGCTGGAGCCCATCCTGCCCTCTGTGGCTGCTCTGTCCTCAG CAGGTGCTGTGGAGCGCAAGTTCCGGAGGGACTCTCTCTTCTGCCCGGATGAGCTGGACTCCCTCTTCTCCTACTTCGATGCTGGGGCTGCTGCAGCCGGTCCACGGA GTCTGAGCAGCGACAGTGGCTTAGGAGGCAGCTCTGATGGCAGCTCTGACGTTCTAGCCTTTGGCGGAGGCTCTGTTGTGGACAGTGTCACTGAGGAGG AGGGTGCAGAGTCGGAGGAGTCCAGCGGGGAGGCGGATGGAGAAGCAGAGGCCTGGGGCCTGGCGGACGTGCGCGAGCTGCACCCTGGTCTACTGGCGCACCGAGCGGCGCGAACCCGAGACCTCCGAGCGCTGGCCATGGCGCTGGCGCATGGGGCAGAGGTCAACTGGGCCGACGCGGAGGACGAGGGCAAGACGCCTTTGGTGCAGGCTGTGCTGGGG GGCTCCTTGATTGTCTGTGAATTCCTTCTGCAAAACGGAGCAGACGTGAACCAAAGAGACAGCCGGGGCAGGGCACCGCTGCACCACGCCACACTCCTGGGACGCACGGG TCAGGTCTGCCTGTTCTTGAAGCGGGGGGCCGACCAGCACGCCTTGGACCACAAGCAGCAGGACCCACTGAGCATCGCGATCCAGGAGGCAAACGCGGACATCGTCACTTT GCTCCGGCTGGCCCGCATGGCTGAGGAGATGCGAGAGGCGGAGGCGCCCCCCGGCCAGCCGGGCCCCCTGGCGGGCAGCAGCCCCACGGAGCTCCAGTACCGCAGGTGCATCCAGGAGTTCATCAGCCTCCACCTGGAGGAGAGCTAG
- the ACAP3 gene encoding arf-GAP with coiled-coil, ANK repeat and PH domain-containing protein 3 isoform X5, with product MAGCLRATIDEVETDVVEIEAKLDKLVKLCSGMIEAGKAYVTTNRLFVSGVRDLSQQCQGDTVISECLQRFGDSLQEMVNYHMILFDQAQRSVRQQLHNFVKEDVRKFKETKKQFDKVREDMELSLVRNAQAPRHRPHEVEEATGALTLTRKCFRHLALDYVLQINVLQAKKKFEILDSMLSFMHAQHSFFQQGYSLLHQLDPYMKKLAAELDQLVIDSAVEKREMERKHAAIQQRTLLQDFSYDEPKVEFDVDAPSGVVMEGYLFKRASNAFKTWNRRWFSIQNSQLVYQKKLKDVLTVVVDDLRLCSVKPCEDIERRFCFEVVSPTKSCMLQADSEKLRQAWVQAVQASIASAYRESPDSCYSERLDRTASPSTSSIDSATDSRERSVKGESVLQRVQNVAGNSQCGDCGQPDPRWASINLGVLLCIECSGIHRSLGVHCSKVRSLTLDSWEPELLKLMCELGNSTVNQIYEAQCEGPGGRKPTASSPRQDKEAWIKDKYVEKKFLRKPPSAPARDVPRPWRAQKCQRHHSSPRVPTARRKVRLEPILPSVAALSSAGAVERKFRRDSLFCPDELDSLFSYFDAGAAAAGPRSLSSDSGLGGSSDGSSDVLAFGGGSVVDSVTEEEGAESEESSGEADGEAEAWGLADVRELHPGLLAHRAARTRDLRALAMALAHGAEVNWADAEDEGKTPLVQAVLGGSLIVCEFLLQNGADVNQRDSRGRAPLHHATLLGRTGQVCLFLKRGADQHALDHKQQDPLSIAIQEANADIVTLLRLARMAEEMREAEAPPGQPGPLAGSSPTELQYRRCIQEFISLHLEES from the exons GGCTACTATTGACGAGGTGGAAACAGACGTGGTGGAGATCGAGGCAAAACTAGACAAG CTGGTCAAGCTGTGCAGTGGCATGATCGAGGCTGGCAAGGCCTATGTCACGACCAACAGGCTCTTCGTGAGTGGTGTTCGAGACCTGTCCCAGCAGTGCCAGGGCGACACCGTCATCTCG GAATGTCTGCAGAGGTTTGGAGACAGCCTGCAGGAGATGGTCAACTACCACATG ATCCTGTTTGACCAGGCCCAGAGGTCTGTGCGGCAGCAACTGCACAACTTCGTCAAAGA GGACGTGCGGAAATTCAAGGAGACCAAGAAACAATTTGACAAAGTTCGGGAGGACATGGAGCTGTCCCTCGTGAGGAATGCCCAGGCCCCACGGCACCGGCCCCACGAGGTGGAGGAGGCCACAGGTGCCTTGACCCTCACCCGGAAGTGTTTCCGTCACCTGGCACTAGACTATGTGCTCCAG ATCAATGTACTCCAGGCCAAGAAGAAGTTTGAGATCTTGGATTCT ATGCTGTCCTTCATGCACGCCCAGCACAGCTTCTTCCAGCAGGGCTATAGCCTGCTGCACCAGCTGGACCCCTACATGAAGAAACTGGCAGCCGAG ctaGACCAGCTGGTGATCGACTCGGCAGTGGAAAAGCGTGAGATGGAGCGAAAGCATGCTGCCATCCAGCAGCGG ACGCTGCTGCAG GACTTCTCCTACGATGAGCCCAAAGTGGAGTTTGATGTGGACGCGCCCAGCGGTGTGGTGATGGAGGGCTACCTCTTCAAGAGGGCCAGTAATGCCTTCAAGACGTGGAACCG GCGCTGGTTCTCCATCCAGAACAGCCAGCTGGTCTACCAGAAGAAACTCAAG GACGTGCTCACCGTGGTGGTGGATGACCTCCGTCTGTGCTCCGTGAAGCCATGTGAGGACATCGAACGGAGGTTCTGTTTTGAGGTCGTGTCACCCACCAA GAGCTGCATGCTACAGGCCGACTCAGAGAAGCTGCGGCAGGCCTGGGTTCAAGCTGTGCAGGCCAGCATCGCCTCTGCCTACCGGGAGAGCCCGGACAGCTGCTACAGTGAG AGGCTGGACCGCACGGCGTCTCCGTCCACGAGCAGCATCGACTCTGCTACGGACTCGCGGGAGCGCAGCGTCAAGGGCGAGAGCGTGCTGCAGCGTGTGCAGAACGTGGCTGGCAATAGCCAGTGTGGGGACTGTGGCCAGCCGGATCCCCGCTGGGCCAGCATCAACCTGGGGGTGCTGCTCTGCATCGAGTGCTCCGGCATCCACAG GAGCCTGGGTGTCCACTGCTCCAAGGTGCGGTCCCTGACCCTGGACTCATGGGAGCCAGAGCTGCTGAAG CTGATGTGTGAGCTTGGAAACAGCACCGTGAACCAGATCTACGAGGCTCAGTGTGAGGGGCCAGGTGGCAGGAAGCCCACAGCCAGCAGCCCTAg GCAGGACAAGGAGGCCTGGATCAAGGACAAGTATGTGGAAAAGAAGTTCCTGCGGAAGCCACCGTCGGCACCAGCCCGGGACGTCCCCCGGCCCTGGAGGGCGCAAAAGTGCCAGCGCCACCACAGCTCCCCCCGGGTCCCCACTGCCCGCCGCAAGGTCCGGCTGGAGCCCATCCTGCCCTCTGTGGCTGCTCTGTCCTCAG CAGGTGCTGTGGAGCGCAAGTTCCGGAGGGACTCTCTCTTCTGCCCGGATGAGCTGGACTCCCTCTTCTCCTACTTCGATGCTGGGGCTGCTGCAGCCGGTCCACGGA GTCTGAGCAGCGACAGTGGCTTAGGAGGCAGCTCTGATGGCAGCTCTGACGTTCTAGCCTTTGGCGGAGGCTCTGTTGTGGACAGTGTCACTGAGGAGG AGGGTGCAGAGTCGGAGGAGTCCAGCGGGGAGGCGGATGGAGAAGCAGAGGCCTGGGGCCTGGCGGACGTGCGCGAGCTGCACCCTGGTCTACTGGCGCACCGAGCGGCGCGAACCCGAGACCTCCGAGCGCTGGCCATGGCGCTGGCGCATGGGGCAGAGGTCAACTGGGCCGACGCGGAGGACGAGGGCAAGACGCCTTTGGTGCAGGCTGTGCTGGGG GGCTCCTTGATTGTCTGTGAATTCCTTCTGCAAAACGGAGCAGACGTGAACCAAAGAGACAGCCGGGGCAGGGCACCGCTGCACCACGCCACACTCCTGGGACGCACGGG TCAGGTCTGCCTGTTCTTGAAGCGGGGGGCCGACCAGCACGCCTTGGACCACAAGCAGCAGGACCCACTGAGCATCGCGATCCAGGAGGCAAACGCGGACATCGTCACTTT GCTCCGGCTGGCCCGCATGGCTGAGGAGATGCGAGAGGCGGAGGCGCCCCCCGGCCAGCCGGGCCCCCTGGCGGGCAGCAGCCCCACGGAGCTCCAGTACCGCAGGTGCATCCAGGAGTTCATCAGCCTCCACCTGGAGGAGAGCTAG